AACCGCCCCGGCCATTTTGTGTTCTTTAGACCGGCACGGATATTATCTAAATTGATGTTTACTGCAGGGGCGGTTCGTGAAACACCCCTGCCTAAAATTTCTATAACTGCCAGAGCCAATGCGGCATTATGAATTTGATGTTCTCCCAGCAGGGAGATTTTGAACACATGGGAACGCTGCAACCTGCCCCATATACCTTTGTAAGAAAATTCCTGGCCATTTAAATGCAGGGACACGGCATAGCGTGTCCCTGTAAAGTTCTGATTTATAACATACAATTTGGCATTTTGTATCCGGCATATCTTTTTTATCACGTTCAATGGTTCTTTATCGTTTACCCCGCAAACTAAAATTCCATTTTTCTTGATAATCCCTGCTTTTTCGAACGCAATTTTTCCTAACGTATTTCCCAATTCTTTTGTATGGTCAAAACCTATACTTGTTATAACGGAAATCAACGGTTTTATCACATTTGTCGCATCCAGCCGCCCGCCCATTCCAACTTCAATACACGCAAAATCAATATTTTCTTCTTTAAAATATTCAAATGCAATAGCCGTTGAAATCTCAAAATAAGTAAGATGTCCCATCCTGCTGTTTGTTTTTTCTATTAAAGGCATTAGTTTCGCCACGATTTTTGACAACCTTTTTCGCGGAATTAAAACCCCGTTAACCTGTATCCTTTCCCGGAAATCGATAAGGTGCGGGGAAGTATAAAGCCCGACTTTAAAACCCGCCTCTTTCAGAATGGAAGAGATAAAACTGGATGTAGAACCTTTTCCATTTGTCCCTGCTATGTGGATTGATTTGAAGCTGTGCTGGGGTCTATCTAATAAGGAAAGAAGATATTTTATTTTCTCTAATCCGAATTGTATTCCGAAACGTTCAAGACTGTATAAATAATTAATTGTCTGTTCATAAGTCATATTTATTAAACATAATTATATATCATTAAAATCACATTATCAAATAATTTCGGGTTATTTTCTATCGACAAATTCATTAAATAATTTTATAATATCTAATAATGTCCAGGAAGACTATTCTGCGTCCAACTCAAAATAAAGTCAAACAGGCTATTTTTAATATTTTTCAAAATGAAATAATCAATTCAGAATTTCTTGACCTTTTTGCAGGTACAGGGCAAATCGGGATTGAGGCGTTAAACCATGGTGCGAAAAATATAGTTTTAGTCGAAAATAATCCGGTTCTCATCAAGAAACTAAATGAAATAAATGCAGATAAAAAAATCGAAATTGTTAAAAAGGATGTTTTTTTTGCAATTGGAAACTTTTATAGGCAAAACAAAAAATTCGATTTTGTTTTCGCCGACCCGCCTTATCATGAAAATTTATATGATAAGATTTTGACAGAACTTGAAAAACATGATATTCTTAATACTCAAGGACGTCTTATTCTTGAGCATTACTGGAGAGAAAATTTACCGGAAGAAACACCTGTTTTTAAAGTATGGCAAAAGAAAAAATACGGGGACACGGTGCTGACAATATACAAGAAAAAAGCTGTTTAAACAGTTTAAACAGCTTGAACTGTTTAAATCGTTAAGAGGAGAGTCATGCCTAAAATCGCGGTATATCCCGGGAGTTTTGACCCTGTCACAAACGGGCATCTGGATTTAATAGAACGTGCACTAAAAATTTTTGACTATGTTATTGTAGCCATTGCCAAACACCCGCATAAAAAACCATTTTTTACTATTGAAGAAAGATTAGAAATGCTTAAAGATGCTGTTAAAGGATTAAAACAGGTAAAAGTAGATTCATTTGACGAACTTTTAGTTGATTACATAAAAAAACAAAAGGCGCATACCATTATCCGCGGTGTCCGGGCTATGACCGATTTTGAATATGAATTCCAGATGGCCTTGATGAACCGGAAACTCGATGATAAAATTGAAACAATATTTCTCATGCCCAATGAAATCTATTCTTATGTTTCTTCCAGTGTAATAAAAGAAATAGCTTTATACGGCGGAAATATTAACAGCCTGGTTCCTGATATTGTCAAAACTAAACTTTCATCCAAACTTAACAAAAATGCACCTCGTAAATAAAATTACACTATCCCGGATTCTTTTAGCAGTGTTATTTTACTTTCTCTTTGAAACTGTAAATATTTATACTGATTATTTTGCGCTTCTTTGCTTTGTCCTTGCAACAATCACTGATTTTTACGACGGGCATCTTGCAAGACGTTATAATGTGGTTACAAGATTCGGGCAATTAGTTGACCCGCTTGCAGACAAGCTTCTTCTCCTCTGTGCCCTTCTTTCCTTCATGCAGAGAAAAATTATACCCGGGTGGATGGTCATAATAATACTCAGCAGGGAATTTTTGGTTATGGGGATCCGTATTCTATCCAGTTCGAACGGGGACGTCATTCCTGCAAGGGAATCAGGCAAATATAAAACCGTAAACCAGCTCGAGGTAATAATAATCAGCCTTTGCCTTATTATATTCAACAATACCTTTAATTATTTCTTCATTCCTTTAAAACAGATTTTTAATAACAACACATTGCCGGACAAATTGACATTATGGATTTTTAACTCGGGACCGTATTATCTGATGTTTTCCACAGCAATAGTTACCGTTCTTTCCGGCATTGAATACTACAATAAAAACAGGGAATTGATAAATGGATAAGATACAGGAAAATCTTGTGAAAGTCTTTGCAAGTTTCATTGTAGGGTATTCTTCTGCCGCGCCCGGGACACTCGGGACACTGGCTGGTATCCCCTTATATCTTTTCCTTTATACCCGGGGAACAAAAATTTATGTTATTTTCACGATACTATTTTTTATACTGGGACTGGAAATATCATCTCTTGCAGAAACCATATTTAAAAAAAAAGACTCCCAAAAAATTGTTATTGATGAAATATCCGGATTTCTTGTTACAATGCTTTTTGTCCCTTATAAAATACAATTTATTATACTTGGATTTACATTGTTCAGGATTATCGATATTTGGAAACCCTACCCGGTTTATCTTTTCCAGAACCTTGAGGGCGGTATTGGAATAATGTCGGACGATCTTATGGCGGGAATTTACAGCAATATTATCCTGCAGGTTGTTACAAGATTTAATTTCCTACCTTAAAAATTCTTATCCTGCTGTTTTGCGAATCAGAAACATATAAAAAATTTTCATCATCTATATTTATCTTCTCCAATCCCTTTAAGTCATCCTTTTCCCCGCGGAATTCAATAAATAGCCCGTTTTTAAAAAAAACAGAAATACGGCTATTGCCTGAATCGCTGACATATATTGTCCCGTCAGGTGATATAGCTATCCCCTTCGGAGAAGAAAGGTCTCCCGGTCCCGATCCGGGCTGGGCGAATTTAAATTTGTAGTTTCCGTCTTTGTCAAATACCTGCACACGGCAGTTACGCATCTCAACTACATATATATTCCCATCTTTATCCACCGCGATATCCGAGGGTTGGAAAAACTCCCCGTTTTTCGCCCCTCCCTGGCCAAATTTCTTTAAAAAATCTCCCTGCCTTGTAAAAATCTGCACGGTATTATTTTCCACATCGACAACATAAATATAGCCATTCGTGTCCACATCCAGGCCAAAAGGCAAAATAAACTGGTCATTTTTTTTCCCCGGTTTACCGAAACGAAATTTAAATTTCCCGTCAGAATCAAACGCGTGGATAAAATACGACGCCAGGTCATTTACATAAACCGTCCCATCCGGGCCGATAGCAATATCATAAGGAAGAGAAAACTGGCCTTCGCCCTTTCCTTTTTCTCCAAAATAGAAAAGATACTGGCCGGAAGGATTAAAAACCAATACCCTGCTGTTTATAGTATCAGTCACATATATATTTTTGGTCGTTTTATTAATAGCAACACCTGAAGGATTTTTTAAAACAAAATTATTTTTCCCGTAAATGACCGCGGGTCTTTTTTCTCCGGAAGAAAAAGCAGGCAAGATGCAAAAAAATGAAACAATCAGAATCAGCAGTAAAAAAGGTATTTTTTTTATAGTTATATTTTTAGGCACAATAATGTATTATACTTAAAAATTCGATAAATTGTCAAGTTCGGATAAGCTTAACTTCTTATGACAAAAATAATCCCGAGCGCCAGCAAAAATCCTACCCACGCATTATATTCCTTGTTCCGGATAACATTTTCCCATGAAAATTTTGCTTTTTCCCCGCAAAATCCGTTAACGTTAAAATCCGGGATAATACGCGGCACATGGTTTTTATATTCCCTGAATTCATTCCCAAATTTTTCTTCGAGGATCCTCTCTTCGTCCAAAATCACAGGATAATAAATATAGGCAAAAACAAAGGTAAGCATAGAAACCACCAATATATTATGAAACGCTGAAAAAAAACCCGCTCCCATAATGAAACTCCCGAGATACAATGGGTTTCTTGTATACCGATACGGACCCGAGGAAATAACGGTTTTGTTTTTTTGGAGATACCCGCATGCCCATGTCCGTATTATCAAACCGACCAAGGCAAAAAAAATACCCCACCATTTAAACCCGGCATTTCTGCTCGAAACAAACAAAAAAATTGCCGCGAGCCACGCGGCATAAATCCTTACTCTCTCTTTTGGAATTAACATTTTTATTCTATTCCTGCTTGTTTAAAAATATAACTGTTATTTTTCAAATAATACTTTAGATCAAAACAATCTTTTATTTCATCTTCTGATAAATATTTTTTGACATTTTCATTCTTCAATATTTCATCTAAAAAAATATCATCTGAATTTTGTATTTTTAGCGCGCTGGCCTGGATTAAACGATAGCTGTCTTCCCTTGTCAATCCCTTGTCGATTAATTTTAGTAAAAGTCTCTGTGAAAAAATTATCCCTTTGTTTTTCCCGATATTTTCCAGCATCCTGCCGGGATGGACACAAAGATTTCCCAAAATATTTATTATCCGGTTCAGCATATAATCCACTAATATTGTGCTGTCAGGCAAAATAACCCGTTCCACAGACGAGTGGCTTATATCGCGCTCATGCCAGAGAACGACATTTTCCAGACCCGCCTGGGCGTTAGAACGGACAATCCTTGCAAGCCCCGAAATTTGTTCGCACATGACCGGATTTTTTTTGTGCGGCATGGCCGATGAACCTTTCTGTCCCGTGGTAAAAGGTTCTTCTGCTTCACCGATATCAGTCCGCTGGAGGTTGCGGACTTCAGTCGCAAACTTGTCCAGTGAACTCGCGATAACAGCCAATACAGTTAAATACTCCGCATGGCGGTCACGCTGTATAATCTGGTTAGAAACAGGTGCCGGTTTTAATTTTAGCTTTTCACATACATATTTTTCAACCCTGGGGTCGAGGTGGGCATAATTTCCCATCGCGCCTGAAATCTTGCCGTAACTAACCACATCCACCGCGTTTTCCATCCTCCTGATATTTCTTTTTGTCTCTTCATGCCAAACAGCAAATTTCAGTCCCAATGTTATCGGTTCGCCGTGAATACCGTGGGACCGGCCAATCATCAGGGTGTTTTTATGTTTTTTTGCCTGTTTTTTTAAAACCAGAAGTAACTTTTTTAAATCCTCTAAAATCAGGTTGCCTGCTTCTCTCATCTGCAGTGCCAGTGCGGTATCCAGGACATCAGAAGATGTCATTCCAAGATGAATAAAACGCGAATCTTTTCCTACTCTTTCAGCTACAGAGGTTAAAAAAGCGATAACGTCATGCTTAACTTCCGATTCAATTTCCTTTATCCGGTACAGAGAAAACCCGGCCTTTTGGGCGATATGATTTGCAGTACCCTTTGGAATTTTCCCAAGCCGCTCCCACGCAAAACATCCCGCCAGTTCAACATCAAGCCATTTTTGAAATTTATTTTTTTCTTCCCAAATATCAGCCATTTCTTTGCGGCTGTAACGTCTTATCATTATTTATCCTCACCTGTATCCATCGTAATCAGGAGCAATATGCCCTGCCGGTTAACAATCATATTGATTATTTTTTCTCCGTCCAATTTATCCAGTTCTTTATTAAAATCAGAAACCGTTTTTATCTTGTGACGGTTTATTTCCTTTATCACATCCCCTTCCTGTAGACCCATATTAAATGCCATGCTGTCAGCTTCAACTCCGGTAATAACCACACCGTCATCTTCTGAGAGACGATACCGTTTTACCAGTTCCGGATTTATATCTTCAACTTCAATCCCCAAATTAGTTTTCGATTCTTTTTTGCTTACCGCTGTTTTCTCTTCCAGAATAATTTCAATATTTGAAGTTTTTTCATCTC
The nucleotide sequence above comes from bacterium. Encoded proteins:
- a CDS encoding methyltransferase, which produces MLIPKERVRIYAAWLAAIFLFVSSRNAGFKWWGIFFALVGLIIRTWACGYLQKNKTVISSGPYRYTRNPLYLGSFIMGAGFFSAFHNILVVSMLTFVFAYIYYPVILDEERILEEKFGNEFREYKNHVPRIIPDFNVNGFCGEKAKFSWENVIRNKEYNAWVGFLLALGIIFVIRS
- the rsmD gene encoding 16S rRNA (guanine(966)-N(2))-methyltransferase RsmD; the protein is MSRKTILRPTQNKVKQAIFNIFQNEIINSEFLDLFAGTGQIGIEALNHGAKNIVLVENNPVLIKKLNEINADKKIEIVKKDVFFAIGNFYRQNKKFDFVFADPPYHENLYDKILTELEKHDILNTQGRLILEHYWRENLPEETPVFKVWQKKKYGDTVLTIYKKKAV
- the purB gene encoding adenylosuccinate lyase, translated to MIRRYSRKEMADIWEEKNKFQKWLDVELAGCFAWERLGKIPKGTANHIAQKAGFSLYRIKEIESEVKHDVIAFLTSVAERVGKDSRFIHLGMTSSDVLDTALALQMREAGNLILEDLKKLLLVLKKQAKKHKNTLMIGRSHGIHGEPITLGLKFAVWHEETKRNIRRMENAVDVVSYGKISGAMGNYAHLDPRVEKYVCEKLKLKPAPVSNQIIQRDRHAEYLTVLAVIASSLDKFATEVRNLQRTDIGEAEEPFTTGQKGSSAMPHKKNPVMCEQISGLARIVRSNAQAGLENVVLWHERDISHSSVERVILPDSTILVDYMLNRIINILGNLCVHPGRMLENIGKNKGIIFSQRLLLKLIDKGLTREDSYRLIQASALKIQNSDDIFLDEILKNENVKKYLSEDEIKDCFDLKYYLKNNSYIFKQAGIE
- the pgsA gene encoding CDP-diacylglycerol--glycerol-3-phosphate 3-phosphatidyltransferase, with amino-acid sequence MLFYFLFETVNIYTDYFALLCFVLATITDFYDGHLARRYNVVTRFGQLVDPLADKLLLLCALLSFMQRKIIPGWMVIIILSREFLVMGIRILSSSNGDVIPARESGKYKTVNQLEVIIISLCLIIFNNTFNYFFIPLKQIFNNNTLPDKLTLWIFNSGPYYLMFSTAIVTVLSGIEYYNKNRELING
- a CDS encoding NHL repeat-containing protein; this encodes MPKNITIKKIPFLLLILIVSFFCILPAFSSGEKRPAVIYGKNNFVLKNPSGVAINKTTKNIYVTDTINSRVLVFNPSGQYLFYFGEKGKGEGQFSLPYDIAIGPDGTVYVNDLASYFIHAFDSDGKFKFRFGKPGKKNDQFILPFGLDVDTNGYIYVVDVENNTVQIFTRQGDFLKKFGQGGAKNGEFFQPSDIAVDKDGNIYVVEMRNCRVQVFDKDGNYKFKFAQPGSGPGDLSSPKGIAISPDGTIYVSDSGNSRISVFFKNGLFIEFRGEKDDLKGLEKINIDDENFLYVSDSQNSRIRIFKVGN
- a CDS encoding folylpolyglutamate synthase/dihydrofolate synthase family protein gives rise to the protein MTYEQTINYLYSLERFGIQFGLEKIKYLLSLLDRPQHSFKSIHIAGTNGKGSTSSFISSILKEAGFKVGLYTSPHLIDFRERIQVNGVLIPRKRLSKIVAKLMPLIEKTNSRMGHLTYFEISTAIAFEYFKEENIDFACIEVGMGGRLDATNVIKPLISVITSIGFDHTKELGNTLGKIAFEKAGIIKKNGILVCGVNDKEPLNVIKKICRIQNAKLYVINQNFTGTRYAVSLHLNGQEFSYKGIWGRLQRSHVFKISLLGEHQIHNAALALAVIEILGRGVSRTAPAVNINLDNIRAGLKNTKWPGRFEIIRKGGRPFSPAIIIDGAHNPPGACKLSEGLKTFFPGKKINFILGILKDKDIHGIVKEIMPLACKVIITSPHCDRACSPEELVKIAGKYNKDMEAVYPIRKAIKRMREKIRRGRQAAHEVICITGSLYTVGEARKELCENYP
- a CDS encoding phosphatidylglycerophosphatase A — translated: MDKIQENLVKVFASFIVGYSSAAPGTLGTLAGIPLYLFLYTRGTKIYVIFTILFFILGLEISSLAETIFKKKDSQKIVIDEISGFLVTMLFVPYKIQFIILGFTLFRIIDIWKPYPVYLFQNLEGGIGIMSDDLMAGIYSNIILQVVTRFNFLP
- the coaD gene encoding pantetheine-phosphate adenylyltransferase; this encodes MPKIAVYPGSFDPVTNGHLDLIERALKIFDYVIVAIAKHPHKKPFFTIEERLEMLKDAVKGLKQVKVDSFDELLVDYIKKQKAHTIIRGVRAMTDFEYEFQMALMNRKLDDKIETIFLMPNEIYSYVSSSVIKEIALYGGNINSLVPDIVKTKLSSKLNKNAPRK